The DNA segment gctctctgggcagtttacagtaactaagagcattaaaacaaatataaactaaAACATCTGTAGGGTACCAGGTTGCAAAAGGCTGGTATAGTGAAAATGACAAAAGaatcttatggcaccttaaagactaaaaagCTTACTATGGACTACAGCCCACTCCCTCAGATGCACTAAATGTTATCCTGAATTGCAGGTACATAGATACATGATGCAGGAGGAGGGGGTTGTAAACAGGAAGTCAGGTGGAAATGGAATGTAGAAAAGCACAGTGATAATTATTATTTAATAGGGGTAATTCACAAAAtgttgataacacagacatctTGGCATTGGTACATACAGTGTGCTAAAAATCCTTTGTCTTGGTTGAATCCACAAGTAATAGCTTTGAACTTCTAATTCAGCAGTCTCCCTCTGAAGTTCCTTTGCTCCAGGATGGCCATTCTAGGGAAGTCATGAATCTGATGGAGTGTTCTGTagaccacaaaagcttatgccctaATAAATTGGAtcagtcttcaaggtgccacacaACTCTGTTGCTTTTGGTGCAGGAGACTACCACTGCTTTCCCTCTGGAAAATAATGAAAATGATTAGCCAGTGTCCACAATCAGCACTGTAGCCACTGCACCATACTTCTCATTATACTAGAGAATGAAAAGCCaaatcattcattttttaaaatttgtgttttgGAACGGAATGTTCTCTGATTGCCAGTATTCAGTGTTCACATAGGCGGCGGAGAGGGGGACTTTTGTGCCAGCAGTCTTTGCTACTTTATTTAGAAGCCTGTGGAGTATGCGTGTGTGGTTTGACTAAAATTGGGGACAGCCAAGGGGCGGGATATGTAGATTGAATTAAGAGCTCCCTTCCCACCTTTCTCCATAATCCGTGCACATATTTACTGCAGTTGTAATAGAGGTTTCTGTTTGTGCACCTTTAATAGTAGTATAATGCtgttggaagttaaagaggaaagcacaaaagcaggactacagctgaacgtcaagaagactaaagtaatgacaacagaagatttatgtaaatttaaagttgacagtgaggacattgaacttgtcaaggattatcaataacttggcacagtcattaaccaaaatggagacaatagtcaagaaatcagaagaaggccatgAATGGGGAGgacagctctgagagaactagaaaagatactcaaatgcaaagacgtatcactgaacactaaagtcagaatcagtcagaccatggtgttcccagtctctatgtatggatatgaaagttggacagtgaaagaagcagataagagaaaaatcagctcatttgaaatgtggtgttggaagagagctttgcagataccatggactgttgaaaaaaacaaataggtgttagaccaaattaaatcagaactatcactagaagctaaaatgattaactgaggctatcatactttggacacttaatgagaaggcatgattcactcgaaaagacaataatgctgggaaaaacagaaggaagtagaaaaagagggagaccaaacaagagatggattgattccataaaggaagccacagacctgaacttacaagatctgaacagggtggtttataacatatggtattggaggtcgctgattcatagggtcgccataactcgaaatcgacttgaaggcacataacaacaacaatgaaaggtATATCAACAAGTGCAAGGTAAAACGTCAGCAGCGCTGCAGAGGTGAAAGGGAGCTGCACCACGATTACATTTGGTTATCTTATGCCGAAATACACTCCCTTCTCCAAGAAAAGCACTCACCCACCAGCACTCTTCTGTTGCACAGTCACTAGCACCGAAGGGCCAATCTTATCACACTTTCCCgggagtcccattgaacttagtgggacttactttcgcCCAGAATTTGCTTTGGATCGGGCTGGGTCTCGTGTCGGGCTCATATTACACTCACTTAGTTGTATTTAATTGCTCCAAGAGGATCTTGAAATTATGCCCTTCAGTACGTATTCGTAACGTTAAAAGAGTGCATGACAGACCACGATTCTTTCTTTTACAAGGAGGGTTTATTAGGGGAGATTGGGTCTTGAATACTGGATTGtttatgtgtgcatgtgttgtgCAATTTATGGCTAACAATTCCCGTCAATTTGGAGGCACAGAAAAGGGCAGGCTGGAAGGGCTGGAAGCTTCGCTGCGACTTCCCCGGATCTTCGTGAGCATGTGCGAGTGTCACGCACATGCTCATTACGCCGCAGCCCTGGCAGCATGTGTACAGGACCAGGAAGGGTAAATATCCGTTTGCCAAAGGGCCGCTAAATACGATTGGCtcggctggtgtgtgtgtgagagagagcgagagcgcgcGCGCGCCGCAAGGGCTAACCCGATGGGAGTCGAAGTCCCCTCAGCGGGGAAATTTGCCAGCCCTGCCGCCGCTATTCCCTCCGGGGCTCCGTGTGGCGGCAGCGGCATGGCTGTGAGACGAGAGGGCGGGCGGGCAGCGAAAGGCTGTGCCCCAGTTTGTGTCCAATCAGAGAGTGAAGTGTGTGCACCGAGCGGGGCAGCAGTGCGTAAACAACAAGCCCTGGGAAAGTCCTCCGCCCCCCTGCACCGCTCCCTCCGCTCCACTGTTCGAGTCTTCCTCCTCGCTGACTCCCAacagcctcctccttctcctcccccccgccTCCGGCGGAGCTCCTGTCAGCTGAACTGCAGCTTCGAGCTCACCTCGCTCCCCGCGCTGCCTTGCAACATCCATAACTCCCGCGCCGCGTCCTCGGGGCGCTCTCGCTGGGCTTTTCGGGGGAAGGTAAGGGACCATTTCCCCGCCACCACAGCGCCCCGCTTCTCTTGCGCTTGCCCTCCTCCCCCTACCCCGGAGGAAAGTTAAGGTGGGGGAGGGCAGCGGGATGGCCACGGGGAAGGGGGATGGCCACGGGGGAGGGGGATGGCTTGGCTGTCATAACAAGTTGCTGAACGTGCCGGTTGCGCCTGCCGAATCGcgccttgcagcagcagcagcaaaaggcgGGCTGGGAAGCGAGGCTGCTTCCTAGGGGCTCTTGAAGGGGTTGGAGCGGAGAGTTAACTTTCTCCTCTTGCTGTTCTTTTCGGCCCCCTCTCTTTAATTAAGAGCCTGCTTCGAGTCAAGGGAAGCCGCTCAGTCAAGCTGGTATTTCCCATCACTGCAAAGCACAGaggagagagtgtgtgtagagGGGTCCTGAAGAGATGGGCTGGCGATGGTTGGTGTAAGCTTCGTAATGGGGAACCGGGAGCAGcaacagcaccaccaccacctcatccTCTACTGGGTAACGAGCGTGTGGCTTTTCGTGCCTTTGGCTGCTGCGTCGCTTCTTCCATTCCGGATTTTTCTAGCAAAACCGCCCGACGTCGTTAGTTTCGACGAAAGACGGAATTGAAAGGTTACTTGTCCGAAGGAGCATCTGTTCCTTGAGGAACTGGATCGCCAGCTCCTACCCCAGAGGCGGCTTGGTTGGCTTCCGTTTTTGAGCAGCTTGGATCATTATTATATAAGATGTCAcaagaggaggagatggaggagcGACGCACGTCCTGGATGTGGCGAAGGGAGCTCACTCTCTCTTGTGCGTTGCTCTCGATGTTTACGGTTTTGATGGAacagtgcatctctctctctctctctctctctctctctctctctcacacacacacacaccctgtctgATCTCGAAAGTGAAACTGACTTGCTGGTCTTCCACCTGATCTCACGggtgtgtggggtggtggtgttaAAAGTATTTAAGACGGAAAGGTTACCCATTAGACTCCTGTTATGCATCTCTCTGGGGAGGTACGTAGTGGTTCTTACCCCGCACTTTCGTCATGAAGGAAATATAGATATAATAAATATTTGGGCAGTTGGGGGCCTGGGTGAAGCTGAAGAACTCAGTGTCGCCCGGAATCCCGCTGATTAAGAAAGACTTTAGTGTAAAGTGGTTTGTGGATTACAACCCACGTGTGTTTTGCTTGTTAATATGGCCCGGAGATGAtgactgaatgaatgaatcatcaGTTCCCCCGAATGGTGACTCACTTGGCTCTCTCTGTGCCTCTGTGAGTGTGTCGGTCACACACACGTTGAAATAGGTACTCATTCTCTGAAATCGAAGGAAAGAGTGCTTTAAAAATTAGATTTTATGCTATTCTTAACTTATTTTGTCTGGAATTAGAGCCTGCTTTCATGCACATCTGTTTAGAATTGGAGTATTAAATTGTAATTTTAAGCATGTTTAAATTGTAAGTCTCTTTAGGGTCAGGATACCACCCATGTCATTTTAAATTAAAAGGAGATTTGAGCCTTTCCCAACAATTTTCTGTTGCTTTTCCTGCAATAGTTTTGGAAACAAATATGATGAAATGCTAACTTATGCCTTCTCTGGAGCACTCATCCTTTGGTTCCTTCTTGGAGCTTGCCATGGTGATATTATGAACAATAAGAAAAATTGGGCTTGTTAAGTgcattatttaaaacaatttaatttgCATCTGATTTAAATAGGTAAGCAAATACATTTTCATGCTCTTTAAAAGGAGAGTGTTGAGAAGGGGccataatataataatattataTCAATGTAGTGGTGTTgcaaatcctgtacagagaagggggttggactagatgatctccaagatcccttccaattctatgattctataataaaGCAACTGAGCAAAATAGACTGGCCAACTTTCAACCTGAAGGTGTTCAGGGTATTGTAATTATTATTGTAATAATTTGTATGACTAGAGTGTGTCCCTattcaaacaaaataaataagactcctgtgttttattattttgtttaaaatcagAATGATTTAAATCAAGCTCAATGGCTACATTCCTGGACCATTAAATTAACTGAAGTTTTGTTGGTAAGTTAAACAGCAACAAGACTCTACTCATGGGCTTGATCCAATTAAATTTGGGTTACAATCTAAAACACAGTTCCTTGgaggtagacccactgaactcaatggagcttacttctgagtaagagcATAAggttataagaagagccctgctggatcagaccaaaggcccatctggttcagtatcttgttctcacagtagcgAACCACATGGGAAGCCAACAGGCAGGATCTGAGCATAAAAGCTTCCCCCTCCCATTTGTAATTTGCAGCAATTGGCATTGtgaggcatactacctctgacactggaggaaaTACACAGCCATCATAGCAAGCAGCTATTGATGGTCTTTTCCTTCATAAATAGGcttgtataggactgcactggcAGTCACATTtatgtcccattgaatttaacCCAGACTGACATAAAccgcattgatttcaatgggatattCTGTTCAACTAACTGTACACTACAGTCTAGAACACTGGGACTTATTTCTCAGTAAACATACTTCAGATTGGTCTGTTGAATGGGGGATATGATCTTTAGGGCTCCTGTCTCATACTGATGTTGAATAATTAAAGCTGAAACCTTCAAAAGAAAATCATGACCATGTTGTAGGACATGATTTCAGGGAGACCTGATACagccaccttgctaaagctagGCAGGGTTGGGTCTTTCCAATACCTGGTTGGAAGACTACCTGAGACCACCTTGTTTCATGATGGATGGACAGTGAGCAAGCATCTCTGTAATAGTAAATTGGCTCCATACTACCAATATATCTTCACTCTGTTACCCCTGAAGTTAGTGGCCCATGTTTCTAATCAGAGTAGTAAGACCCAGCATTCTGCAACTTACTTTGAGCCATTCTGTATTATTTGAACAGGAACTTTTCTGGAATAAATAGGTTGCAGGTTGCAAGCCTTAGCATCATATACCAATAATAAATCACATTCAAtcttttaatgatttttctcaAGGAGTTGTCCCTTTTGTCTCTAGGAATGCATCCAGATGCACTTTTAGTGTGCTCtgctgtagtggttaagagaATGAACAATAAGTGGGAATGCCCTTAGTTAAAATGTTGTGGCTGCCATGGACTCTCTAGCCCATCCATAATATTAAGTTTTTGTGAGGATTCTGAGATAAAGTATATGGAGTATTTTGGGACTTATGGAGAAAAGTGCAACACAAATGCTGAGTAGTATTGCAATTAGTGGTGGTGTCCCACCTATTTGTGTTCATTCACAGGACAATCTGCAGTTAGTGTCCTACTAGTGTggcctaaattttatttatttataattaataaaATGTGTATGCCACATAACTgtcaaaatctctaagcagtttacataaaacttGAGAAACTTTGAGAAGAGGAgacgaggggagatatgatagcattgttcaaatacttgaaaggttgtcacacagaggaggaccaggatctcttcttgattgtcccagagtgcaagacacggaataatgggctcaagttacaggaagtcagatttcaactgaacatcaggaaaaaacttcttaactgttagagtggtatgacaatggaaccaattatctagggaggtggtggactctccaacactcgaggccttcaagaggcagcttgacagccacctgttggatatgctttaatttggatttctgcattgagcagggggttggactcgatggccttataggcctcttccaactctatgattctaaaacataaaatctacattaaaattacATATAAAAGTCAGAGGTAAAAAATGAGTTGACCTAAAACAATTCCAAATATGAATAAAATTAGTAGTTAAATATAAACTTattcaaaaaaagagaaagaaataaaaatacctaTTAAAATGCATTGCATATCTGAATAGGCTTGGCTAAATAGGCAGGAATTGGAAACAATACAGCaaaagtgcctgcctaatatcagtgGGCATAGGACAGGCCACATGGCCACAGGAGGGCTGTGACTTTGCAAAAtagtagttttgttttgttttttgcagacATGTGCTTTGCTCATTTCCTTTGCTTCTGGTTTAATACTCAGGAGCCAAATGGAGTACATAAGGAGTTACCactcagaagaagaggaattggagagattttacacagaagtacaggaagaaattgatcgcaccaaaacaagatgttctgataatcatgggggactggaatgcaaaagtagggaacagagaagaattagaaagtttggggaaatggggcttaggagataaaaatgaaacaggagaaagactaattgaattctgtgaagctatttgtttcttgcaaacacaatttttgaccaactgaaaagacgactgtacatgtggacatcaccaaatggtcaatataggaatcaaatttattatataattggtagcagaagatggaaaagttccatactttctgcaaaagcaagaccaggagcagactgtggtacagatcatgaactggtaatatcaaaaatcagagtaaagctaaagaagaacaacaaagcaatcataatgccaaaatacaatttaaataacatcgcagaagaatataaagatcaaataaggaatagatttgaggctttaaccttagttgatagagaaccagaagaattatgaaGTCAGaaacgttatcagggaagaatacaaaaagacaatacctctagtgaaaaagagagaaagacctcaatggatgactgatgaaacacttaaaattgttaaagaaagaaggaaagcaaaagcaaaaggagatagaaacatggtcagaaccctaaatgcaactatacgacGACTAGTGtgaagggacaaagagaactattacaatagttattgtatagaaatagaagaggacaacgaaaagggtagaacaagagccctatcccaaaagattagagaaatgaaagggaaatttaaaccaagagtaggaattttgaataatcaacaggggaatacactgactgacaaagatgaaataaaaagaagttggaagcaatgcactgaagaactctataaaagagatgcaaagatgacagattcattcatggaggaaccgtatgatgaagaagcagaaattttagaatgtgaggtgaaagctgctcttaaaatacttagaagaaacaaatcaccaggaacagatggcataccaatacagtagagttgctacaagctactgagactgaatctgtccaaagtttgacaaaaatttgtcaacaaatatggaaaactaaacagcagcccacagactggaaacgttcaatatatatccca comes from the Rhineura floridana isolate rRhiFlo1 chromosome 7, rRhiFlo1.hap2, whole genome shotgun sequence genome and includes:
- the PCGF5 gene encoding polycomb group RING finger protein 5 isoform X3 yields the protein MGVEVPSAGKFASPAAAIPSGAPCGGSGMAVRREGGRAAKGCAPVCVQSESEVCAPSGAAVRKQQALGKSSAPLHRSLRSTVRVFLLADSQQPPPSPPPRLRRSSCQLNCSFELTSLPALPCNIHNSRAASSGRSRWAFRGKSLLRVKGSRSVKLVFPITAKHRGESVCRGVLKRWAGDGWCKLRNGEPGAATAPPPPHPLLGNERVAFRAFGCCVASSIPDFSSKTARRR